One Paracoccus sp. TOH DNA segment encodes these proteins:
- the dut gene encoding dUTP diphosphatase: MAAEVTILVLREPGADPALPLPEYQTRGSAGADLRADLGGAGMNGAKLVLEPGQIRLVPTGLRVQIPAGYEMQIRPRSSLALKHGVTLPNTPGTIDSDYRGPLGVIMINLGAAPYAIHHGERIAQAVVAPVTRAAYVMAEALDQTARGEGGFGSTGRG; this comes from the coding sequence ATGGCGGCCGAGGTGACGATTCTGGTTCTGCGCGAACCGGGCGCCGATCCGGCGCTGCCCTTGCCCGAATACCAGACCCGCGGCTCGGCCGGTGCCGACCTGCGGGCCGATCTGGGCGGGGCCGGGATGAACGGGGCCAAGCTGGTGCTCGAGCCCGGCCAGATCCGCCTGGTGCCGACCGGGCTGCGCGTGCAGATCCCCGCGGGCTACGAGATGCAGATCCGCCCCCGCTCCAGCCTGGCGCTGAAGCATGGCGTGACGCTGCCCAACACGCCGGGCACCATCGACAGCGATTATCGCGGCCCGCTGGGGGTGATCATGATCAACCTTGGCGCCGCGCCCTATGCGATCCACCACGGCGAACGCATCGCCCAGGCCGTCGTCGCCCCGGTGACGCGCGCGGCCTATGTGATGGCCGAGGCGCTGGACCAGACCGCGCGCGGCGAGGGCGGCTTCGGCTCGACCGGCCGGGGCTGA
- the moeB gene encoding molybdopterin-synthase adenylyltransferase MoeB, whose translation MPVLILLLVLVWLTGGWWLLGYGAVLGWLYWLRLRGWLLGMAAVLLWLAVAGAVQRWPDNAFSRFVQWSPHALIWLLAMALIGVSAWLALRLLHRHSVALPHDGPGLVPAKQAAAEPSPEPADGSAPESGADPGPLSDAELDRYARHIVLRELGGPGQAALRRARVLVVGAGGLGAPVCLYLAAAGVGRITVADDDRVSLSNLQRQVIFRASDDGALKAEAARAAMLALNPHVAVTAMNRRITAEDAALVADHDLVIDGTDSFAARQAVNAACVRAGVPLVAGAIAQWEGQVTVWDPGHGAPCMACIFPQAPAPGLAPACAEAGVVGPLPGVIGSMLALEAIKLIAGAGEPLRGQMLIFDGLYGENRVMKIARRADCPVCSGLAGSGHFRQG comes from the coding sequence GTGCCTGTCCTCATCCTTCTGCTGGTGCTGGTCTGGCTGACCGGCGGCTGGTGGCTTCTGGGCTATGGCGCGGTGCTGGGCTGGCTTTACTGGCTGCGGTTGCGCGGCTGGCTGCTGGGAATGGCCGCCGTCCTGCTGTGGCTGGCGGTGGCCGGCGCGGTCCAACGCTGGCCGGACAACGCCTTTTCGCGTTTCGTGCAATGGTCCCCCCATGCGCTGATCTGGCTGCTGGCCATGGCCCTGATCGGCGTCTCGGCCTGGCTGGCCCTGCGCCTGCTGCACCGCCACAGCGTCGCGCTGCCGCATGACGGGCCGGGGCTGGTGCCGGCGAAGCAGGCCGCAGCCGAGCCTTCGCCCGAACCCGCCGATGGGTCCGCGCCCGAATCCGGGGCCGATCCGGGCCCGCTCTCGGATGCGGAACTGGACCGCTACGCCCGCCATATCGTGCTGCGCGAACTGGGCGGGCCGGGACAGGCTGCCTTGCGCCGGGCGCGGGTGCTGGTCGTCGGCGCGGGCGGGTTGGGGGCGCCGGTCTGCCTTTACCTCGCTGCCGCCGGCGTCGGGCGGATCACCGTCGCCGACGACGACCGGGTCAGCCTGTCGAACCTGCAGCGGCAGGTGATCTTCCGCGCCTCGGACGACGGCGCGCTCAAGGCCGAGGCAGCGCGTGCCGCCATGCTGGCGCTGAACCCGCATGTCGCGGTCACGGCGATGAACCGCCGCATCACGGCCGAGGACGCCGCGCTGGTCGCCGACCATGATCTGGTCATCGACGGCACCGACAGTTTCGCCGCCCGCCAGGCCGTCAACGCCGCCTGCGTGCGGGCCGGCGTGCCGCTGGTCGCCGGTGCCATCGCGCAATGGGAAGGCCAGGTGACGGTCTGGGATCCTGGACACGGCGCGCCCTGCATGGCCTGCATCTTCCCGCAGGCGCCGGCCCCCGGTCTTGCCCCCGCCTGCGCCGAGGCCGGCGTGGTCGGACCCTTGCCGGGGGTGATCGGCTCGATGCTGGCGCTCGAGGCGATCAAGCTGATCGCCGGGGCGGGCGAGCCGCTGCGCGGGCAGATGCTGATCTTCGACGGGCTCTATGGCGAGAACCGGGTGATGAAAATCGCCCGCCGCGCCGATTGCCCGGTCTGTTCGGGGCTCGCGGGCTCTGGACATTTCCGGCAGGGCTGA
- the pgi gene encoding glucose-6-phosphate isomerase: MTDIWTRLTDHRKSQGALRIEALFAADPARAAGFSTRAEGLVLDWSKTSIDDTARALLLELAQPVAERREAMFAGQRINETEDRAVLHTALRNLDASVMVEGQDVMPEVRATHARMGAFAQSVRDGSFAGQGGKITDVINIGIGGSDLGPAMATRALSPWHDGPRLHFVSNVDGADIADTIAGLDPATTLVIVASKTFTTIETMTNAQTALDWMAKTVAQPAAQFAALSSATDRTAEWGIDAARVFGFEDWVGGRYSMWGPIGLSLMIAIGPGQFDRFLAGGAAMDRHFRQAPLAENLPVILALVGIWHHQICGYGTRAVLPYDNRLARLPAYLQQLEMESNGKRVAMDGSDLTLPSGPVVWGEPGTNGQHAFYQLIHQGTAIVPCEFIVAARGHEPELAHHHLLLTANCLAQSEALMRGRSLDVALDLMRAKGLTGAELERQARHRVFPGNRPSTTLLIAELDPFTLGQIVALYEHRVFAEGVILGINSFDQWGVELGKELALKVAPLLEGKPAPGHDPSTEQLAALIRAARG, encoded by the coding sequence ATGACCGATATCTGGACCAGACTGACCGACCATCGCAAATCGCAAGGCGCGCTGCGGATCGAGGCGCTGTTTGCCGCCGACCCGGCCCGCGCCGCGGGCTTTTCCACCCGCGCCGAGGGGCTGGTGCTGGACTGGTCCAAGACCTCCATCGACGACACCGCCCGGGCGCTGCTGCTGGAACTGGCGCAGCCGGTCGCCGAACGGCGCGAGGCGATGTTCGCGGGCCAGCGCATCAACGAGACTGAGGATCGCGCCGTGCTGCACACCGCGCTGCGCAACCTTGACGCCAGCGTCATGGTCGAGGGCCAGGACGTCATGCCCGAGGTGCGCGCCACCCACGCCCGCATGGGCGCCTTCGCGCAAAGCGTCCGCGACGGCAGCTTCGCGGGCCAGGGTGGCAAGATCACCGACGTGATCAACATCGGCATCGGCGGCTCGGACCTGGGTCCAGCCATGGCGACCCGCGCGCTCTCGCCCTGGCACGACGGGCCGCGGCTGCATTTCGTCTCGAACGTGGACGGCGCCGATATCGCCGACACCATCGCCGGGCTCGATCCGGCGACCACGCTGGTCATCGTTGCCTCCAAGACCTTCACCACCATCGAGACCATGACCAACGCGCAAACCGCGCTGGACTGGATGGCGAAGACGGTGGCGCAGCCGGCGGCGCAATTCGCCGCGCTGTCCTCGGCCACCGACCGGACCGCCGAATGGGGCATCGACGCGGCCCGCGTCTTCGGGTTCGAGGATTGGGTCGGCGGACGCTATTCCATGTGGGGGCCGATCGGGCTGTCGCTGATGATCGCCATCGGACCCGGGCAGTTCGACCGCTTCCTGGCCGGAGGCGCGGCGATGGACCGGCATTTCCGCCAGGCGCCGCTGGCAGAGAACCTGCCGGTGATCCTGGCGCTGGTGGGCATCTGGCACCATCAAATCTGCGGCTATGGCACCCGCGCCGTGCTGCCTTATGACAACCGACTGGCGCGGCTGCCGGCCTATCTGCAGCAGCTCGAAATGGAATCGAACGGCAAGCGGGTGGCCATGGACGGCAGCGACCTGACATTGCCCTCGGGCCCGGTGGTCTGGGGCGAGCCGGGCACCAACGGCCAGCATGCCTTCTACCAGTTGATCCACCAGGGCACCGCCATCGTGCCCTGCGAATTCATCGTCGCCGCCCGCGGCCACGAGCCGGAGCTTGCGCATCACCACCTGCTGCTGACCGCCAATTGCCTGGCGCAATCCGAGGCGCTGATGCGCGGCCGCTCGCTGGACGTGGCGCTGGATCTCATGCGCGCCAAGGGGTTGACCGGCGCCGAACTGGAACGCCAGGCCCGTCACCGGGTCTTTCCCGGCAACCGCCCCTCGACGACGCTGCTGATCGCGGAGCTCGATCCTTTCACGCTGGGCCAGATCGTCGCGCTTTACGAGCATCGGGTCTTTGCCGAGGGGGTGATCCTGGGCATCAACAGCTTCGACCAATGGGGGGTCGAACTCGGCAAGGAACTGGCGCTGAAGGTCGCCCCGCTGCTCGAGGGCAAGCCCGCCCCCGGCCACGATCCCTCGACCGAGCAGCTGGCGGCGCTGATCCGCGCAGCGCGCGGCTGA
- a CDS encoding M3 family metallopeptidase — MNPELTHWTGPLGLPRFDRIRDEDFAPAFDVCLKLAGDAVETIAANPEPPTFRNTVAALETAEDPLNRLCAIFFTLTGVDSNPARQALQRQIAPRLAAHGSKVSMDPRLFDRVEAIMQDRDGLPPEDRRLTELSLRGLRRAGAGLTGAARQRMAAIRERLAVLSTDFAQNVLTDERDFTLAVPDAGLAGLPDWLLRSMRAAARERGLPGQVVTLNRSLIVPFLEHAEDRALREVAWRAWTARGSGAGAGGAATDNRPIAAEILALRHERAQLLGYPDFASYKLEPEMAGAPANVEALLMQVWAPAKARAEADAARLAQMLHEDGVNGALEPWDWRFYAERRRKAEHDLDEAAVKPYLTLDAMIGAVFDTAQRLFGLEFRPFDAPLWSPDVRAWEITRNGRQMAVFLGDYFARPSKRSGAWCSSLQQQHGIGAGQRPIVVNVCNFTPPETAGAPCYLSWDDAHTLFHEFGHALHHILSDVAWPSISGTSVARDFVELPSQLFEHWLEQPEVLDRHARHAETGAPLPAALRDRILAARNADQGFATTEYLESALVDLAFHRGPPPSDPMARQAGLLAELGAPAAIPMRHATPHFAHVFSGDGYSAGYYSYMWSEVMDADAFDAFLEKGDAFDPETARKLERWILSKGDSLPADELWLKFRERKPGVHALLRGRGLLADAS, encoded by the coding sequence ATGAACCCCGAACTCACCCATTGGACCGGCCCGCTGGGGCTGCCGCGCTTCGACCGGATCCGCGACGAGGATTTCGCCCCCGCTTTCGACGTCTGTCTGAAACTGGCCGGCGACGCGGTCGAGACCATCGCCGCCAATCCCGAACCGCCGACCTTCCGAAACACCGTCGCGGCGCTGGAAACCGCCGAGGATCCCCTGAACCGGCTCTGCGCCATCTTCTTCACCCTGACCGGCGTCGATTCCAACCCGGCGCGCCAGGCGCTGCAACGCCAGATCGCCCCGCGGCTGGCGGCGCATGGCAGCAAGGTCAGCATGGACCCGCGGCTTTTCGACCGGGTCGAGGCGATCATGCAGGACAGGGACGGGCTGCCCCCCGAGGATCGCCGGCTGACCGAACTGAGCCTGCGCGGCCTGCGCCGGGCCGGGGCCGGCCTGACCGGCGCCGCGCGCCAGCGCATGGCGGCGATCCGCGAGCGTCTGGCCGTGCTCTCGACCGATTTCGCCCAGAACGTGCTGACCGACGAGCGGGACTTCACCCTGGCGGTGCCCGATGCCGGGCTGGCGGGGCTGCCGGACTGGCTGCTGCGCTCGATGCGGGCGGCGGCGCGCGAACGCGGCCTGCCCGGGCAGGTGGTGACGCTGAACCGCTCGCTGATCGTGCCCTTCCTGGAACATGCCGAGGACCGCGCCCTGCGCGAGGTGGCCTGGCGGGCCTGGACGGCGCGCGGCAGCGGCGCCGGCGCCGGCGGCGCCGCGACCGACAACCGCCCCATCGCCGCCGAGATCCTGGCGCTGCGGCATGAGCGTGCGCAGCTTCTGGGCTACCCGGATTTCGCCAGCTACAAGCTGGAACCCGAGATGGCCGGCGCGCCCGCCAATGTCGAGGCGCTGCTGATGCAGGTCTGGGCCCCGGCCAAGGCGCGGGCCGAGGCCGATGCCGCCCGCCTGGCCCAGATGCTGCACGAGGATGGCGTGAACGGCGCGCTGGAGCCCTGGGACTGGCGCTTCTACGCCGAGCGCCGCCGCAAGGCCGAGCACGATCTCGACGAGGCGGCGGTCAAGCCCTACCTGACGCTCGACGCCATGATCGGCGCGGTTTTCGACACCGCGCAGCGGCTGTTCGGGCTGGAGTTCCGGCCCTTCGACGCGCCGCTCTGGTCGCCCGATGTCCGGGCGTGGGAGATCACGCGGAACGGCCGGCAGATGGCCGTCTTCCTGGGCGATTACTTCGCCCGGCCCAGCAAGCGCTCGGGGGCCTGGTGCTCGTCCTTGCAGCAGCAGCACGGGATCGGCGCCGGCCAGCGGCCCATCGTGGTCAATGTCTGCAACTTCACCCCGCCCGAGACCGCCGGCGCGCCCTGCTATCTCAGCTGGGACGACGCCCATACGCTGTTCCATGAATTCGGCCACGCGCTGCACCATATCCTCTCCGACGTGGCTTGGCCCTCGATCTCGGGGACGTCGGTGGCACGGGATTTCGTCGAACTGCCGAGCCAGCTTTTCGAGCATTGGCTGGAGCAGCCCGAGGTGCTGGACCGCCACGCCCGCCATGCCGAGACCGGCGCGCCGCTGCCGGCGGCGCTGCGCGACCGCATCCTGGCGGCGAGAAATGCCGATCAGGGCTTTGCCACCACCGAATATCTGGAAAGCGCCCTGGTCGACCTGGCCTTTCACCGGGGCCCGCCGCCTTCCGACCCGATGGCGCGGCAGGCCGGGCTGCTGGCCGAACTGGGCGCCCCGGCCGCCATCCCGATGCGCCATGCCACGCCGCATTTCGCGCATGTGTTTTCCGGCGACGGCTACAGCGCCGGCTATTACAGCTACATGTGGTCCGAGGTGATGGATGCCGACGCCTTCGACGCCTTCCTGGAAAAGGGTGACGCCTTCGATCCGGAAACCGCCCGCAAGCTCGAACGCTG
- the infC gene encoding translation initiation factor IF-3, translating to MARRPHNAPPTRDTGPRVNERIRVAEIRLIGADGENVGVVTPAKGMELAQEAGLDLVEISPNAVPPVCKIMDLGKFKYEQQKREAEARKKQKIIEIKEIKFRPGTDTHDYDVKMRSVMKFLGEGDKVKVTLRFRGREMAHQQLGLELLGRVAADVGEAGKVESMPKLEGRQMVMMIAPK from the coding sequence ATAGCCCGCAGACCGCATAACGCTCCGCCCACCCGTGACACCGGCCCCCGCGTCAATGAACGCATCCGAGTCGCCGAGATCCGCCTGATCGGCGCGGATGGCGAAAACGTCGGCGTCGTGACCCCCGCCAAGGGGATGGAGCTTGCGCAGGAGGCCGGGCTGGACCTGGTCGAGATCTCGCCCAATGCCGTGCCGCCGGTCTGCAAGATCATGGATCTCGGCAAGTTCAAATATGAACAGCAGAAGCGCGAGGCCGAGGCCCGCAAGAAGCAGAAGATCATCGAGATCAAGGAAATCAAGTTCCGCCCTGGGACCGATACCCATGATTACGACGTGAAGATGCGTTCGGTGATGAAATTCCTGGGCGAGGGCGACAAGGTCAAGGTGACCCTGCGCTTCCGCGGCCGCGAGATGGCGCATCAGCAGCTGGGACTGGAACTTCTGGGCCGGGTCGCCGCCGATGTGGGCGAGGCCGGCAAGGTCGAATCGATGCCCAAGCTGGAAGGGCGTCAGATGGTCATGATGATCGCTCCGAAATAA
- a CDS encoding anti-phage deoxyguanosine triphosphatase — protein MVLDPAWLARHAPHARPADDFRDEGDVDYARVIHSAGFRRLQGKTQILNLGDSDFYRTRLTHSLEVAQIAGGLVQHLQGTFPQHPAAAALPGRSMIQAIACAHDLGHPPFGHGGEAALNWCMRDAGGFEGNGQTLRLLSQPVDAAPEPGVNLTRRSLLGVLKYPASWSRLQNPALRPRLHDRLSVLRSIDAAASTPPKCHLDCESGVVDWILAPLDPEDRLRFAEIRTHAGGHATTLHKSLDCSIMDVADDIAYGVHDLEDAIALGLVSAEELRAALPPEAGGGFGDHHRMVAQLFGPPAARKRCIGALVHHFIGAVRFREEPGFREPLLRWRVELAEAPRRLLGALKGFVFDRVIRSAGVQQLEFKGQAMVVEVFEALRSDPGRLLPGEWRARFAETGGENGDGLRILCDCVAAMTDTALLRTYERLFAPRMGSVFDRL, from the coding sequence ATGGTTCTAGACCCCGCCTGGCTGGCGCGGCACGCACCGCACGCCCGCCCCGCCGACGATTTCCGCGACGAGGGCGACGTGGACTATGCCCGGGTCATCCACTCTGCCGGGTTTCGCCGGCTGCAGGGCAAGACGCAGATCCTGAACCTGGGCGACAGCGATTTCTACCGCACCCGCCTGACCCATTCGCTGGAGGTGGCGCAGATCGCCGGCGGGCTGGTGCAGCACTTGCAGGGGACATTCCCCCAGCACCCCGCCGCGGCCGCCCTGCCCGGCCGCAGCATGATCCAGGCCATCGCCTGCGCGCATGACCTGGGGCATCCGCCCTTCGGCCATGGCGGCGAGGCGGCGCTGAACTGGTGCATGCGCGATGCCGGCGGTTTCGAGGGCAATGGCCAGACCCTGCGCCTGCTGTCCCAGCCCGTCGACGCGGCGCCCGAGCCCGGCGTGAACCTGACGCGCCGCAGCCTGTTGGGAGTGCTGAAATACCCCGCCAGCTGGTCGCGACTGCAGAATCCGGCGCTGCGCCCGCGCCTGCACGACAGGCTGTCGGTGCTGCGCAGCATCGACGCGGCGGCCTCGACGCCGCCGAAATGCCACCTGGATTGCGAAAGCGGCGTGGTGGACTGGATCCTCGCCCCGCTCGACCCCGAGGACCGGCTGCGCTTTGCCGAGATCCGCACCCATGCAGGCGGCCACGCGACCACGCTGCACAAATCGCTGGATTGCAGCATCATGGACGTGGCCGACGACATCGCCTATGGCGTCCACGATCTCGAGGACGCCATCGCGCTGGGGCTGGTCTCGGCCGAGGAATTGCGCGCCGCGCTGCCGCCCGAGGCCGGCGGCGGGTTCGGCGATCACCACCGGATGGTGGCGCAGCTGTTCGGCCCGCCCGCCGCGCGCAAGCGCTGCATCGGCGCGCTGGTGCATCACTTCATCGGCGCGGTGCGCTTCCGCGAGGAACCCGGCTTCCGCGAGCCGCTGCTGCGCTGGCGGGTCGAGCTGGCCGAGGCGCCGCGCCGCTTGCTGGGGGCGCTGAAGGGCTTCGTCTTCGACCGGGTGATCCGCAGCGCCGGGGTGCAGCAACTGGAATTCAAGGGCCAGGCCATGGTGGTCGAGGTCTTCGAGGCGCTGCGCTCGGACCCCGGCCGGCTGCTGCCCGGCGAATGGCGGGCGCGTTTCGCCGAGACCGGGGGCGAAAACGGGGATGGCCTGCGCATCCTCTGCGATTGCGTCGCCGCCATGACCGACACCGCCTTGCTGCGGACCTATGAGCGGCTGTTCGCGCCGCGCATGGGCTCGGTCTTCGACCGGCTCTAG
- a CDS encoding sorbosone dehydrogenase family protein produces the protein MDLLAKATAIVGGAMVLMRRMGAPRRAAFGPSPAIPQAKKQGIMTLKMPTARGWAPGQLPKAAPGLRVNAFARELQHPRWIEVLPNGDVLVAEALQEASPPKSLLDRATQATMRRARALGTSANRITLWRDSDGDGVAETREVFLERQRQPFGMALVGETFFVGNTDGIVAFAYQPGAVRLDGPGRRLVAFKPGGHWTRSLIVSPDRKRLYCGVGSLTNIGDEGMEAEAGRAAIWELELETGRARIFASGLRNPVGLAWEPTTGALWTVVNERDGLGDETPPDYLTSVQDGGFYGWPYCYWGQTVDDRVPQDPAEVSRAITPDYALGGHTASLGLCWMPEGTLPGFPDGMVIGQHGSWNRSTLSGYKLIFVPFSGGRPSGPPRDILWGFLSEDERHSYGRPVGVAIGPDGRSLLMADDVGDVIWRVSAA, from the coding sequence ATGGATCTTCTGGCAAAGGCGACGGCGATCGTGGGCGGTGCGATGGTGTTGATGCGGCGCATGGGCGCACCTCGCCGCGCGGCATTCGGCCCCAGCCCCGCCATTCCGCAGGCGAAGAAACAGGGCATCATGACCCTGAAGATGCCCACCGCCCGCGGCTGGGCGCCGGGACAATTGCCCAAGGCCGCGCCCGGGCTGCGCGTCAACGCCTTCGCGCGCGAGCTGCAGCATCCGCGCTGGATCGAGGTCCTGCCCAATGGCGACGTGCTGGTGGCCGAAGCGCTGCAAGAGGCCAGCCCGCCGAAATCGCTGCTCGACCGCGCCACCCAGGCCACCATGCGCCGCGCCCGGGCGCTGGGCACCAGCGCCAACCGCATCACGCTGTGGCGCGACAGTGACGGAGACGGCGTGGCCGAAACGCGCGAGGTGTTTCTGGAGCGCCAGCGCCAGCCCTTCGGCATGGCCCTGGTCGGCGAAACCTTCTTCGTCGGCAATACCGACGGCATCGTCGCCTTCGCCTATCAGCCGGGCGCGGTCCGGCTCGACGGGCCCGGCCGCCGGCTGGTCGCGTTCAAGCCCGGCGGCCACTGGACGCGCAGCCTGATCGTTTCGCCCGACCGCAAGCGGCTTTACTGCGGCGTCGGCTCGCTGACCAATATCGGCGACGAGGGCATGGAGGCCGAGGCAGGCCGCGCCGCGATCTGGGAGCTGGAGCTGGAAACCGGCCGGGCGCGGATCTTCGCCTCGGGCCTGCGCAATCCGGTCGGCCTGGCCTGGGAGCCCACGACCGGCGCGCTCTGGACGGTGGTGAACGAACGCGACGGGCTGGGCGACGAGACGCCGCCCGACTACCTGACCTCGGTGCAGGACGGCGGCTTCTATGGCTGGCCCTATTGCTACTGGGGCCAGACCGTGGACGACCGCGTGCCGCAGGACCCGGCCGAGGTCTCCCGCGCCATCACCCCGGATTACGCGCTGGGCGGCCATACCGCCTCGCTGGGTCTGTGCTGGATGCCCGAGGGCACGCTGCCCGGCTTTCCGGACGGCATGGTGATCGGCCAGCACGGTTCCTGGAACCGCTCGACCCTGTCCGGCTACAAGCTGATCTTCGTGCCCTTTTCCGGCGGCCGCCCCTCGGGTCCGCCGCGCGACATCCTCTGGGGCTTCCTGTCCGAGGACGAGCGGCATTCCTATGGCCGCCCGGTCGGCGTCGCCATCGGCCCGGACGGCCGGTCGCTTCTGATGGCCGACGACGTGGGCGACGTGATCTGGCGGGTCAGCGCCGCCTAG
- a CDS encoding glycosyltransferase family 2 protein — protein sequence MSFRPLAQFLRESPDRLVKGPIALVLIEDQAAVAQTLEHLLKAGFRLILALSPEPLPAHAVPETGATKIVNLRHESRHGRAHVEAVNIAIELMPEGTWLYYGYNAEFLFYPFSEHRTVGEMLAFHAEERRSAMLTYVVDLYAPDLQRFPDAISLNEAMFDRTGYFALGRADRQGRHKERQLDFHGGLRWRFEEYIPQDRRRIDRIALFRTRPGLRLLPDHRFNVEEYNTYACPWHHNLTAAIASFRVAKALVKNPGSRAHIRSFRWRNSYPFRWNSQQLMDFGLMEPGQWF from the coding sequence GTGAGCTTCCGCCCCCTCGCCCAGTTCCTGCGGGAATCGCCCGACCGGCTGGTCAAGGGCCCGATCGCACTGGTGCTGATCGAGGACCAGGCGGCCGTCGCCCAGACGCTGGAGCATCTTCTGAAGGCGGGATTTCGGCTGATCCTGGCGCTGTCGCCCGAGCCGCTGCCCGCCCATGCCGTCCCCGAGACCGGCGCGACGAAGATCGTCAACCTGCGTCACGAGTCGCGGCACGGCCGCGCCCATGTCGAGGCGGTGAACATCGCCATCGAACTGATGCCCGAGGGCACCTGGCTGTATTACGGCTACAACGCGGAATTCCTGTTCTATCCCTTCTCGGAGCATCGCACGGTGGGCGAGATGCTGGCCTTCCATGCCGAGGAGCGGCGCAGCGCCATGCTGACCTATGTCGTGGACCTCTATGCGCCCGACCTGCAGCGTTTCCCCGACGCGATCAGCCTGAACGAGGCGATGTTCGACCGCACCGGCTATTTCGCGCTCGGCCGCGCCGACCGCCAGGGCCGCCACAAGGAGCGGCAGCTGGATTTCCATGGCGGGCTGCGCTGGCGCTTCGAGGAATACATTCCCCAGGACCGCCGCCGCATCGACCGCATCGCGCTGTTCCGCACCCGGCCGGGCCTGCGCCTGTTGCCCGACCACCGCTTCAACGTCGAGGAATACAACACCTATGCCTGCCCCTGGCATCACAACCTGACCGCCGCCATCGCGTCGTTCCGGGTGGCCAAGGCGCTGGTGAAGAATCCCGGCTCGCGCGCGCATATCCGCAGCTTCCGCTGGCGGAACTCGTATCCCTTCCGCTGGAATTCGCAGCAGTTGATGGATTTCGGCCTGATGGAGCCGGGGCAATGGTTCTAG